Proteins found in one Cervus canadensis isolate Bull #8, Minnesota chromosome 24, ASM1932006v1, whole genome shotgun sequence genomic segment:
- the HSPE1 gene encoding 10 kDa heat shock protein, mitochondrial isoform X2, whose protein sequence is MAGQAFRKFLPLFDRVLVERSAAETVTKGGIMLPEKSQGKVLQATVVAVGSGSKGKGGEIQPVSVKVGDKVLLPEYGGTKVVLDDKDYFLFRDGDILGKYVD, encoded by the exons ATG GCAGGACAGGCATTCAGAAAGTTTCTTCCCCTCTTTGACCGAGTATTAGTTGAAAGAAGTGCAGCCGAAACTGTAACCAAAGGAGGCATTATGCTTCCagaaaaatcacaaggaaaagtATTGCAAGCAACGGTGGTAGCTGTTGGATCAGGCTCTAAAGGAAAG GGTGGAGAGATTCAGCCAGTTAGTGTGAAAGTTGGAGATAAAGTTCTTCTCCCAGAATATGGAGGCACCAAAGTAGTTCTAGACGACAAG GATTATTTCTTATTTAGAGATGGTGACATTCTTGGGAAATATGTTGACTGA